From Amycolatopsis sp. cg9, one genomic window encodes:
- a CDS encoding alpha/beta fold hydrolase yields the protein MRPADIEDLVVPGRPALRGNLLLTALSKPDLKANATRSALRRVSLDGGESAWTHGPRDSAPSVSPDGRWVAFLRAGEGTGADGSPQLHVMPSDGGEARRLTSLHLGVGEPVWAPDSRRIAFTARVPEAGRYGTEDADGETPEPAAEAPRRITRMDYRLDDVGFVRDRVQRLFVVDAAEPAEALEPLTGAGFDASHPAWTPDGTRVVFTAPPEWGAAESDFRDVCAISADGGEPEVLVRGEGFSERPVFGADGTLFYFGQSFAEHREAGMTGLYAATPEFGAGPVKARRLTDIETVDCEASAGAPAPRGADVLVAVRNRGAVELRAVAADAADAPLADLAVVYAGHAALRSFTLDGPVVAAVIATPSTAGEVVLLGGGEPRVLTDYSKPVRDKGIRPMIELETTAPDGYPVHGWLVLPEGEGPHPVLRVIHGGPFTQQEWAVFDEAQVYAAAGYAVVVGNPRGSAGYGQTHGHAITRGFGTVDVDDVLALLDKALERPDLDSSRVGVMGGSYGGFMTSWLAAHHGDRFKAAWSERAVNAWDSMVGSSDIGYFFVDAYIGASPEVQRDRSPLSYADRIKIPFAVVHSEQDWRCPLEQAERMFVALRRAGAPAEMLLFPGEGHELTRSGRPRHRVQRFEAVLEWWARHL from the coding sequence GTGCGTCCTGCCGACATCGAAGACCTCGTCGTCCCCGGCCGTCCGGCCCTGCGCGGAAACCTGCTGCTCACCGCGCTGAGCAAACCCGATCTGAAGGCGAACGCCACCCGCAGCGCGCTGCGGCGGGTGTCGCTCGACGGCGGGGAATCCGCGTGGACGCACGGTCCGCGCGACTCCGCCCCGTCGGTTTCGCCGGACGGCCGCTGGGTGGCGTTCCTCCGCGCGGGGGAGGGCACGGGCGCCGACGGCAGCCCGCAGCTGCACGTGATGCCGTCCGACGGCGGCGAGGCGCGGCGGCTGACGTCGCTGCACCTCGGCGTGGGCGAGCCGGTGTGGGCGCCGGACTCGCGGCGGATCGCGTTCACCGCCCGGGTGCCCGAAGCCGGGCGCTACGGGACCGAGGACGCCGACGGCGAGACCCCGGAGCCGGCCGCCGAGGCCCCGCGCCGGATCACCCGCATGGACTACCGGCTCGACGACGTCGGCTTCGTGCGCGATCGCGTGCAGCGGCTGTTCGTCGTCGACGCGGCCGAGCCCGCCGAGGCCCTCGAGCCGCTGACCGGCGCCGGGTTCGACGCGAGCCACCCGGCCTGGACGCCCGACGGCACGCGCGTGGTCTTCACCGCGCCGCCGGAGTGGGGCGCGGCCGAGAGCGACTTCCGCGACGTCTGCGCGATCTCCGCCGACGGCGGCGAACCCGAGGTCCTCGTGCGCGGCGAAGGCTTCTCCGAGCGCCCGGTGTTCGGCGCGGACGGTACGTTGTTCTACTTCGGACAGTCCTTTGCGGAGCACCGCGAGGCCGGGATGACCGGGCTCTACGCGGCGACGCCCGAATTCGGCGCCGGCCCGGTGAAGGCCCGCCGGCTCACCGACATCGAGACGGTGGACTGCGAAGCCTCGGCGGGAGCTCCGGCCCCGCGCGGCGCCGACGTGCTCGTGGCCGTCCGCAACCGCGGCGCGGTGGAGCTGCGCGCGGTCGCCGCCGACGCCGCGGACGCACCGCTGGCCGACCTGGCGGTGGTCTACGCCGGCCACGCGGCGCTGCGGTCGTTCACGCTCGACGGCCCGGTGGTGGCCGCGGTGATCGCGACACCGTCGACCGCCGGTGAGGTCGTGCTCCTCGGCGGCGGCGAGCCGCGCGTGCTGACCGACTACTCGAAGCCGGTGCGGGACAAGGGCATCCGGCCGATGATCGAGCTGGAGACGACCGCGCCGGACGGCTACCCGGTGCACGGCTGGCTGGTGCTGCCCGAGGGCGAGGGCCCGCACCCGGTGCTGCGCGTGATCCACGGCGGCCCGTTCACCCAGCAGGAGTGGGCGGTGTTCGACGAGGCCCAGGTGTACGCGGCGGCGGGCTACGCGGTGGTCGTCGGCAACCCCCGCGGTTCGGCGGGCTACGGCCAGACGCACGGCCACGCGATCACCCGCGGCTTCGGCACGGTCGACGTCGACGACGTCCTGGCCCTGCTCGACAAGGCGCTGGAGCGCCCCGACCTGGACTCCTCCCGCGTCGGCGTCATGGGTGGTTCGTACGGCGGCTTCATGACGAGCTGGCTGGCCGCCCACCACGGCGACCGCTTCAAGGCGGCGTGGAGCGAGCGCGCGGTCAACGCGTGGGACTCGATGGTCGGCAGCTCGGACATCGGCTACTTCTTCGTCGACGCCTACATCGGTGCTTCGCCGGAAGTGCAGCGCGACCGTTCGCCGCTCTCGTACGCCGACCGCATCAAGATCCCGTTCGCGGTGGTGCATTCGGAGCAGGACTGGCGCTGCCCGCTGGAACAGGCGGAGCGGATGTTCGTAGCGCTGCGGCGGGCCGGCGCGCCGGCGGAGATGCTGCTGTTCCCGGGGGAGGGCCACGAGCTGACCCGGTCGGGCCGGCCGCGCCACCGGGTGCAGCGCTTCGAGGCGGTCCTGGAGTGGTGGGCCCGGCACCTGTAG
- a CDS encoding SRPBCC family protein, which produces MKVSDCPTTQVEVRIEAGPDEVWSWLLDVDLPARFSTEFQGGGWVDGTEPGLGAQFRGRNSHPVAGEWETVSTVTGYEPGRLFAWAVMDVTNPAASWKFELVPDGDGTVLRQWAQIGPGPSNLTAIIGSMPEHEEEIVAMRLGELQANMQKTVEGIKALAESGVRA; this is translated from the coding sequence ATGAAGGTTTCCGACTGTCCTACGACGCAGGTCGAAGTCCGCATCGAAGCCGGGCCGGACGAGGTCTGGTCCTGGCTGCTGGACGTCGACCTGCCGGCCCGGTTCTCCACCGAGTTCCAGGGCGGCGGCTGGGTCGACGGCACCGAGCCCGGCCTCGGCGCGCAGTTCCGCGGCCGCAACTCCCACCCGGTCGCCGGGGAGTGGGAAACGGTCTCGACGGTGACCGGCTACGAGCCCGGGCGGCTGTTCGCGTGGGCCGTGATGGACGTGACCAACCCCGCCGCGTCGTGGAAGTTCGAGCTCGTTCCGGACGGCGACGGCACGGTCCTGCGCCAGTGGGCCCAGATCGGCCCCGGCCCGTCCAACCTGACGGCCATCATCGGCTCGATGCCCGAGCACGAGGAGGAGATCGTCGCGATGCGGCTCGGCGAGCTGCAGGCCAACATGCAGAAGACCGTCGAAGGCATCAAGGCCCTCGCCGAAAGCGGTGTGCGCGCCTAA
- a CDS encoding ABC transporter permease yields MSDSGVHTDPHALDELSDVASAEHAGVGADGAVEGYSARRTLRLGVELRRQLKRRRTQFLLGFVAILPFILVIAFELGQSNPNRRSGGFVDLATASAPNFVVLALFVSGTFLLPMIVALFFGDTIASEASWSSLKYLLAVPVPRQRVLRQKAIVSGLLSALALVLLPLVSLGVGVLWYGAGDAISPTGDAVSFGDSLLAIALSTVYIILQLAWVAGLALALSVSTDAPLGAVGGAVLVAILSQILDQITALEGLRNYLPTHYAFSWMDLISTDVDWTNLASGLLSAVLYGTVFFLYAGRRFARKDITS; encoded by the coding sequence GTGAGTGACTCAGGCGTGCACACCGACCCGCACGCGCTCGACGAGCTGAGCGACGTCGCTTCGGCCGAACACGCCGGCGTCGGCGCGGACGGCGCCGTCGAGGGCTACAGCGCCCGGCGGACGCTGCGGCTCGGCGTCGAACTGCGGCGCCAGCTCAAGCGGCGGCGCACGCAGTTCCTGCTCGGGTTCGTCGCGATCCTGCCGTTCATCCTGGTGATCGCGTTCGAGCTCGGGCAGTCCAACCCGAACCGGCGCAGCGGCGGGTTCGTCGACCTGGCCACGGCGTCCGCGCCGAACTTCGTCGTGCTGGCGCTGTTCGTGTCCGGGACGTTCCTGCTGCCGATGATCGTCGCCCTGTTCTTCGGCGACACCATCGCGAGCGAGGCGTCGTGGTCGAGCCTGAAGTACCTGCTGGCGGTGCCGGTGCCGCGGCAGCGGGTGCTGCGGCAGAAGGCGATCGTGTCCGGCCTGCTCTCGGCGCTCGCGCTGGTGCTGCTGCCGCTGGTGTCCCTCGGTGTCGGCGTCCTCTGGTACGGCGCGGGCGACGCGATCAGCCCCACCGGCGACGCGGTGTCCTTCGGCGACAGCCTGCTGGCCATCGCACTGTCCACTGTGTACATCATCCTGCAGCTGGCCTGGGTGGCCGGGCTCGCGCTGGCGCTGAGCGTCTCGACCGACGCCCCGCTCGGCGCGGTCGGCGGCGCGGTGCTGGTGGCGATCCTGTCCCAGATCCTCGACCAGATCACGGCGCTGGAGGGGCTCCGCAACTACCTGCCGACGCACTACGCGTTCTCGTGGATGGACCTGATCTCCACCGACGTCGACTGGACGAACCTGGCGAGCGGCCTGCTGTCGGCGGTGCTCTACGGAACGGTGTTCTTCCTGTACGCCGGGCGGCGGTTCGCGCGGAAGGACATCACGAGCTGA
- a CDS encoding HAD family hydrolase has translation MRGLVCFDVDGTLVPGTTSCAWVAAVLGHEAELVAAEAAYDEGWMTNQEASVIDARGWAGHTEAEVLARLGTLPLVDGIGETVAWCRDHGLRPILTTLAWTPVGRMLARRFGFAAYCGPVPEAVGGRYTGEVAAHLDEYGKRDFALAQGFAPELCAAVGDSRSDLPLFAAVGLSIGFNAAPAARAVATHLVDSGDLRAILPLLERQFSSV, from the coding sequence GTGCGCGGGCTGGTCTGCTTCGACGTCGACGGCACCCTCGTGCCCGGCACGACGTCGTGCGCGTGGGTGGCCGCGGTGCTGGGGCACGAAGCCGAGCTCGTCGCGGCCGAAGCGGCGTACGACGAAGGCTGGATGACGAACCAGGAGGCGTCGGTGATCGACGCCCGCGGCTGGGCCGGGCACACCGAAGCCGAAGTGCTGGCCCGGCTCGGGACGCTGCCGCTGGTCGACGGGATCGGCGAGACGGTGGCGTGGTGCCGCGACCACGGCCTGCGCCCGATCCTCACCACGCTCGCGTGGACGCCGGTGGGCCGCATGCTGGCCCGGCGGTTCGGGTTCGCCGCCTACTGCGGCCCGGTACCCGAGGCCGTCGGCGGCCGCTACACCGGCGAGGTCGCCGCGCACCTGGACGAATACGGCAAGCGCGACTTCGCGCTGGCCCAGGGCTTCGCGCCGGAGCTGTGCGCCGCGGTCGGGGACAGCCGGTCCGACCTGCCGCTCTTCGCCGCCGTCGGGCTGAGCATCGGCTTCAACGCGGCGCCCGCGGCCCGCGCCGTCGCGACCCACCTCGTGGATTCCGGCGACCTGCGGGCGATCCTGCCGCTGCTGGAGCGTCAGTTCAGCAGCGTGTAG
- a CDS encoding enoyl-CoA hydratase/isomerase family protein, which produces MPITLESHQDIAVLRIDHGGGNTLDTDSCRELVLRLEEVDQARAVVLTGTGRVFSAGVDLKRVDDGGASYVSQFLPLLSDALLAVFGCPRPVVAALNGHAIAGGTVLAAACDHRVLGTGTVGVTELLVGLPFPLAALEILRCAYGTAPLPSLTYSGETRGGEDALAAGLVDELAPPGEVLDRALAVATRLGELPPEAFTHTKAQIRQPFHERIAEYRHSDDPEVERLWRSPAALAAVKSYVDRVLR; this is translated from the coding sequence GTGCCGATCACGCTGGAGAGCCACCAGGACATCGCCGTGCTGCGGATCGACCACGGCGGCGGCAACACCCTCGACACGGACTCGTGCCGCGAGCTCGTGCTGCGGCTGGAGGAAGTCGACCAGGCCCGCGCGGTGGTGCTCACCGGGACCGGGCGCGTCTTCTCCGCGGGCGTCGACCTCAAGCGGGTGGACGACGGCGGCGCGTCGTACGTGTCGCAGTTCCTGCCGCTGCTGTCGGACGCGCTGCTGGCCGTGTTCGGCTGCCCGCGTCCGGTCGTCGCCGCGCTGAACGGGCACGCCATCGCCGGCGGTACCGTGCTCGCCGCCGCGTGCGACCACCGCGTGCTCGGCACCGGCACGGTCGGCGTGACCGAGCTGCTGGTCGGGCTGCCGTTCCCGCTGGCCGCGCTGGAGATCCTGCGCTGCGCCTACGGCACGGCCCCGCTGCCGTCGCTCACCTACTCGGGCGAGACCCGCGGCGGCGAGGACGCGCTGGCCGCGGGTCTGGTCGACGAGCTGGCCCCGCCGGGCGAAGTCCTCGATCGGGCGCTCGCCGTCGCGACCCGGCTCGGCGAGCTGCCGCCCGAGGCGTTCACCCACACGAAGGCCCAGATCCGGCAGCCCTTCCACGAGCGGATCGCCGAGTACCGCCACTCCGACGACCCCGAGGTCGAGCGGCTGTGGCGGTCGCCCGCGGCGCTGGCCGCCGTCAAGTCCTATGTGGACCGGGTGCTGCGTTAG
- a CDS encoding RES family NAD+ phosphorylase translates to MARLPLPPARSVLVRQLNRADDVVTVQPATRLVRIFTAHGNHPQQWNSFRYTGPLPHGRFDQQPPGRGGAPVTDPANGVLYFGLTVRTSIAEVFQTSSTVDRRTRGPRLVVVRPTRTLRLLDLTGLWPTRVGASQEISSGPKKLTQAWARAIRGAFSDLDGLWYRSSMDSGDPAICLWDPPAGAALPIAPDVLLPLDHPGLDVPLGRVCEELNYTLLN, encoded by the coding sequence ATGGCCCGGCTACCGCTGCCGCCCGCCCGATCCGTCCTGGTCCGGCAGCTGAACCGCGCCGACGACGTGGTGACGGTCCAGCCCGCGACCAGGCTGGTGCGGATCTTCACGGCGCACGGCAACCACCCCCAGCAGTGGAACTCGTTCCGCTACACCGGCCCGCTCCCGCACGGCCGGTTCGACCAGCAGCCACCCGGCCGCGGCGGCGCGCCGGTCACCGACCCCGCGAACGGGGTCCTCTACTTCGGCCTCACGGTCCGCACGTCGATCGCCGAGGTCTTCCAGACCAGCTCGACAGTGGATCGCCGCACGCGCGGCCCCCGCCTGGTCGTCGTCCGCCCGACGCGCACGCTGCGCCTGCTCGACCTGACCGGCCTCTGGCCGACGCGGGTCGGGGCGTCCCAGGAGATCTCGAGCGGCCCGAAGAAGCTCACGCAGGCGTGGGCCCGCGCGATCCGCGGCGCGTTCAGCGACCTCGACGGCCTCTGGTACCGCTCCTCGATGGACTCCGGCGACCCGGCGATCTGCCTGTGGGACCCGCCGGCGGGCGCGGCCCTGCCGATCGCCCCGGACGTGCTGCTCCCGCTGGACCACCCCGGGCTGGACGTCCCGCTGGGCCGGGTCTGCGAAGAGCTGAACTACACGCTGCTGAACTGA
- a CDS encoding DNA-binding protein — MSVALENILAKAGLKVDANEFLTLVEDAARRLSPPNPDPSHYFSADQRAALTDVGLDLSPRREDEPDFRARTVAAHAVLAEGALSVNEAAKALGVDDSRIRHRLKEGRLTGWKDSGWKLPAWQFAGSGVLPGLEVVLKALPEDQPALVVAAFMSTPQPDLVINDHAATPRQWLLSGGDPDHVARLIATLGSPL, encoded by the coding sequence ATGTCTGTAGCGCTGGAGAACATCCTCGCCAAGGCGGGCCTGAAAGTCGACGCGAACGAGTTCCTGACGCTCGTCGAAGACGCGGCGCGCAGACTGTCCCCACCGAATCCGGATCCCTCGCACTACTTCTCGGCCGACCAGCGCGCCGCGCTGACCGACGTCGGCCTCGACCTTTCGCCGCGGCGGGAGGACGAACCGGACTTCCGGGCGCGCACCGTCGCCGCCCACGCCGTGCTCGCCGAGGGCGCGCTGAGCGTCAACGAGGCCGCGAAAGCCCTCGGTGTCGACGACAGCCGCATCCGGCACCGCCTCAAGGAAGGCAGGCTGACCGGCTGGAAGGACAGCGGCTGGAAGCTCCCCGCGTGGCAGTTCGCCGGCTCGGGCGTACTGCCCGGCCTCGAGGTCGTGCTGAAGGCGCTGCCCGAAGACCAGCCCGCGCTCGTCGTCGCCGCCTTCATGAGCACACCGCAACCCGATCTGGTGATCAACGACCACGCGGCGACCCCGCGCCAGTGGCTCCTGTCCGGGGGTGATCCGGACCACGTCGCCCGCCTCATCGCCACGCTCGGCTCGCCGCTCTAG
- a CDS encoding TerC family protein, translating to MTVPLWLWIATIGGLLALIALDLVIVDRKPHEVTTGEAARWVIFYVSCAVLFGAGVWIFAGHDPGVEFFTGYITEYSLSVDNLFIFMIIMASFKVPAIHQHRVLLVGILLALAMRSVFIAIGAALIAQFVWVFFLFGAILIWTAISMLRGKGEDEEYHENAVTRQVRRFAPVTDDYHGHKYTVKIDGKRMITPMLLVIVAIGSADLLFAVDSIPAIFGITQEAFLVFTANAFALMGLRQLYFLLGGLVTKLVYLTYGLAVILAFIGAKLFLHALHEYHVVPDWLDINNWVSLGVIIVVLSVTTVASLAKARRDERKEVAA from the coding sequence ATGACTGTCCCCCTGTGGCTGTGGATCGCCACGATCGGTGGCCTGCTCGCGCTCATCGCGCTCGACCTGGTCATCGTCGATCGCAAGCCGCACGAAGTGACCACGGGGGAAGCCGCTCGCTGGGTGATCTTCTACGTTTCGTGCGCGGTGCTCTTCGGGGCGGGCGTGTGGATCTTCGCCGGGCACGACCCGGGCGTCGAGTTCTTCACCGGCTACATCACCGAGTACTCGCTGAGCGTCGACAACCTGTTCATCTTCATGATCATCATGGCGTCGTTCAAGGTGCCCGCCATCCACCAGCACCGCGTGCTGCTGGTCGGCATCCTGCTCGCGCTGGCCATGCGCAGCGTCTTCATCGCGATCGGCGCCGCGCTCATCGCGCAGTTCGTCTGGGTGTTCTTCCTCTTCGGCGCGATCCTGATCTGGACCGCGATCAGCATGCTGCGCGGCAAGGGCGAGGACGAGGAGTACCACGAAAACGCCGTCACCCGTCAGGTCCGCAGGTTCGCGCCGGTGACCGACGACTACCACGGCCACAAGTACACGGTGAAGATCGACGGCAAGCGGATGATCACGCCGATGCTGCTGGTGATCGTGGCCATCGGCTCCGCGGACCTGCTGTTCGCCGTCGACTCGATCCCGGCGATCTTCGGCATCACGCAGGAGGCGTTCCTCGTCTTCACCGCCAACGCGTTCGCGCTGATGGGCCTGCGGCAGCTCTACTTCCTGCTCGGCGGGCTGGTGACGAAGCTGGTCTACCTCACCTACGGCCTCGCGGTGATCCTCGCCTTCATCGGCGCGAAGCTGTTCCTGCACGCGCTGCACGAGTACCACGTCGTGCCGGACTGGCTGGACATCAACAACTGGGTCTCCCTCGGGGTCATCATCGTGGTGCTGTCCGTGACCACGGTGGCCAGCCTGGCCAAGGCCCGGCGCGACGAGCGCAAAGAGGTCGCCGCGTAG
- a CDS encoding alpha/beta fold hydrolase, with product MPRIPLPRTRGARLTALAAVVVVLAAGAVFWITRPAAPAPVPTQDALIDLPAAPGSAEQVKIDTTTYLPATVPAPAVLLAHGFGGDKNSVADDARELARKGFVVMTWSARGFGKSTGKIGLNDPDGEVADASHLIDRLVAQHQVTTDPNGDPKVAVTGASYGGALSLLLAGTDKRVDAIAPVITYNDLAQGLVPNAATPGPAASGTPAAGAFATDGVFKKSWAGIFFSAGSGAASSGSPSAEAPEAGQETDTGTAGAAGTAAAVPAVPQGAGGGRQSGPADPCGRFTAAVCRAYTELGTTGQASQASVDLLRRVSPASVTDKITVPTLLVQGESDTLFGLDQSDASARQITAAGGKVKTIWYTGGHDGGKPGPQLRAKIGDFLWTAVTGGDPGTGFSYDVQGTLRANGTPSVRTVNAATYPGLTGPATERRLLAMSGPAQPVVRPAGANPAAVSGIPGLNGVASSSSRLGALFSNDPPGQAAQFSTAPVDGQVVVSGSSTVRLRVAADPAHPQPDAVLFAKLYDVGQDGSRVLPANAIAPFRVSGLPADGTPVEVTVTLPGIVRPIEGGHSLRLVVGTTDQAFAAPASPAVFRIALAGGTALAVPVVPGTSVGSPAPVGQLVGIGVTLAIGLAVVLFAALRRRRATDVDPELATTPLVIEGLRKQYAGGFVAVKDLSFRVEPGQVLGLLGPNGAGKTTTLRMLMGLITPTEGSIRVFGHKITGGAPVLSRIGSFVEGSGFLPHLSGRENLALYWASTGRPDEKAHFAEALEIAGLGSAVDRRVRTYSQGMRQRLAIAQAMLGLPELMVLDEPTNGLDPPQIHQMREVLKRYAATGRTVVVSSHLLAEVEQTCTHVVVMHRGSLVASGEVGELAAAGGEATFRVDDPAAAAAALKAEGGVTSVDVEGDLVHADLDGLPRAEAVAVLVRAGVAVEQAGPRRRLEDAFLQLVGEES from the coding sequence GTGCCCCGAATCCCGCTCCCGCGCACCCGCGGAGCCCGCCTCACCGCGCTCGCCGCCGTCGTCGTGGTCCTGGCCGCCGGCGCGGTCTTCTGGATCACGCGGCCCGCTGCGCCCGCGCCGGTGCCCACGCAGGACGCGCTGATCGACCTGCCCGCCGCGCCCGGGTCGGCGGAGCAGGTCAAGATCGACACGACCACCTACCTCCCCGCCACCGTGCCCGCGCCGGCGGTGCTGCTGGCGCACGGCTTCGGCGGGGACAAGAACAGCGTCGCCGACGACGCCCGCGAACTCGCGCGGAAGGGCTTCGTCGTCATGACGTGGTCCGCGCGCGGGTTCGGCAAGAGCACCGGCAAGATCGGGCTCAACGACCCGGACGGCGAAGTCGCCGACGCGAGCCACCTGATCGACCGGCTCGTCGCGCAGCACCAGGTGACAACCGATCCGAACGGCGACCCGAAGGTCGCGGTCACCGGGGCCTCCTACGGCGGCGCGCTCTCGCTGCTGCTGGCCGGCACGGACAAGCGCGTCGACGCGATCGCCCCGGTGATCACCTACAACGACCTCGCGCAGGGCCTGGTCCCGAACGCGGCCACGCCGGGGCCGGCGGCTTCGGGCACCCCGGCGGCCGGCGCGTTCGCGACCGACGGCGTGTTCAAGAAGAGCTGGGCCGGCATCTTCTTCTCGGCGGGCTCCGGGGCCGCGTCGAGCGGGTCGCCGTCGGCCGAAGCCCCGGAAGCCGGGCAAGAGACCGACACGGGCACCGCCGGCGCCGCGGGGACCGCGGCCGCCGTCCCCGCCGTGCCCCAGGGGGCGGGCGGGGGCCGCCAGAGCGGCCCGGCCGACCCGTGCGGCCGCTTCACCGCCGCCGTCTGCCGCGCCTACACCGAGCTCGGCACCACCGGGCAGGCGAGCCAGGCGAGCGTCGACCTGCTGCGCCGCGTCTCCCCCGCCTCCGTGACGGACAAGATCACCGTGCCGACGCTGCTGGTGCAAGGCGAAAGCGACACGCTGTTCGGCCTCGACCAGTCCGACGCCAGCGCCCGCCAGATCACCGCGGCGGGCGGGAAGGTCAAGACGATCTGGTACACCGGCGGCCACGACGGCGGCAAGCCGGGCCCGCAGCTGCGCGCCAAGATCGGCGACTTCCTGTGGACCGCGGTGACCGGCGGCGACCCGGGCACCGGCTTCAGCTACGACGTCCAGGGCACGTTGCGCGCCAACGGGACGCCGTCGGTCCGCACGGTCAACGCCGCCACCTACCCCGGCCTGACCGGCCCCGCGACCGAGCGGCGGCTGCTGGCGATGTCCGGCCCGGCGCAGCCGGTGGTGCGCCCGGCCGGGGCGAACCCGGCGGCGGTGAGCGGGATCCCGGGCCTCAACGGCGTCGCGAGCAGCTCGTCGCGGCTGGGCGCGCTCTTCAGCAACGACCCGCCGGGCCAGGCCGCGCAGTTCAGCACGGCCCCGGTCGACGGGCAGGTCGTCGTCAGCGGCTCGTCGACCGTGCGGCTGCGGGTCGCCGCGGACCCGGCCCACCCGCAGCCGGACGCCGTGCTGTTCGCGAAGCTCTACGACGTCGGGCAGGACGGCTCGCGAGTGCTGCCGGCGAACGCGATCGCGCCGTTCCGGGTGAGCGGGCTGCCCGCCGACGGCACGCCGGTCGAGGTCACCGTGACCCTGCCCGGCATCGTCCGCCCGATCGAGGGCGGCCACTCGCTGCGGCTCGTCGTCGGCACCACCGACCAGGCGTTCGCCGCTCCGGCCTCGCCCGCGGTCTTCCGGATCGCGCTGGCCGGCGGGACCGCGCTGGCCGTGCCGGTCGTGCCCGGGACGTCGGTCGGTTCGCCGGCCCCGGTCGGGCAGCTGGTCGGCATCGGCGTGACGCTCGCGATCGGCCTGGCCGTGGTGCTCTTCGCGGCGCTCCGGCGGCGCCGGGCCACTGACGTCGACCCGGAGCTGGCCACGACACCGCTGGTCATCGAGGGGCTGCGCAAGCAGTACGCGGGCGGGTTCGTCGCGGTGAAGGACCTTTCCTTCCGCGTCGAACCGGGCCAGGTGCTCGGCCTGCTCGGGCCGAACGGCGCGGGCAAGACGACCACGCTGCGGATGCTGATGGGCCTGATCACGCCGACCGAAGGCAGCATCCGCGTCTTCGGCCACAAGATCACCGGCGGTGCGCCGGTGCTCTCGCGGATCGGCTCGTTCGTCGAGGGTTCCGGGTTCCTGCCGCACCTGTCCGGCCGGGAGAACCTCGCGCTGTACTGGGCGTCGACCGGCCGTCCGGACGAGAAGGCGCACTTCGCGGAGGCGCTGGAGATCGCCGGGCTCGGCTCGGCCGTCGACCGCCGGGTGCGGACCTACAGCCAGGGCATGCGGCAGCGGCTGGCGATCGCGCAGGCGATGCTCGGCCTGCCGGAGCTCATGGTGCTCGACGAACCGACCAACGGGCTCGACCCGCCCCAGATCCACCAGATGCGCGAGGTGCTGAAGCGGTACGCCGCGACCGGCCGCACGGTGGTGGTCTCCAGCCACCTGCTGGCCGAGGTCGAGCAGACCTGCACGCACGTCGTGGTGATGCACCGCGGTTCGCTGGTGGCCTCGGGCGAGGTCGGCGAGCTGGCCGCGGCCGGCGGCGAGGCGACGTTCCGGGTCGACGACCCGGCCGCCGCGGCCGCGGCGCTCAAGGCGGAGGGCGGGGTCACCTCGGTCGACGTCGAGGGTGACCTCGTGCACGCCGATCTCGACGGGCTGCCGCGCGCCGAGGCCGTGGCGGTCCTGGTCCGCGCCGGTGTCGCGGTCGAGCAGGCCGGGCCGCGGCGCCGGCTCGAAGACGCGTTCCTGCAACTGGTCGGAGAAGAATCGTGA